A single window of Solenopsis invicta isolate M01_SB chromosome 3, UNIL_Sinv_3.0, whole genome shotgun sequence DNA harbors:
- the LOC120357256 gene encoding uncharacterized protein LOC120357256 yields the protein MLTDVLINKITRYYGLAIRRNTDSVQGMKKAIQATLDHLTSIDETPKHGNCPAGADSWCKWRKAEAGCAASFKHPPPLHPNVEKHLQPIFDDLSNDNLLERCLGGYTQNANECFNSTVWRLSPKHIHSGAKIVCIAAYIAASIFNEGYNAVLMIMNKLDIEIGIQAHNFAIAKDEKRITTQNRRSYNSSKKARTARRMEMMAQNEFYEEAEGLLYAPGIAD from the coding sequence ATGTTGACCGATGTACTGATAAACAAAATAACTCGATACTACGGATTAGCCATACGTCGAAATACTGATTCGGTCCAGGGCATGAAAAAAGCCATTCAAGCAACACTCGATCATCTAACATCCATCGACGAGACACCGAAACACGGAAATTGTCCGGCTGGAGCTGATAGCTGGTGTAAGTGGCGCAAGGCTGAGGCAGGTTGTGCAGCGTCATTTAAACATCCCCCTCCTCTTCACCCAAATGTTGAGAAACATTTGCAACCAATCTTCGACGATCTTTCGAATGACAATCTTTTGGAAAGGTGTTTAGGCGGTTACACACAAAATGCAAATGAATGTTTTAATTCGACCGTTTGGCGTTTATCGCCTAAACACATTCACAGTGGAGCAAAAATCGTCTGCATTGCTGCGTATATTGCTGCATCAATATTTAACGAAGGCTACAATGCAGTATTGATGATTATGAACAAATTGGACATAGAAATTGGGATACAGGCACACAATTTTGCCATAGCGAAGGACGAGAAACGAATAACCACACAGAACCGCCGAAGCTATAACAGCTCAAAAAAGGCAAGAACGGCTCGTAGGATGGAGATGATGGCACAAAACGAGTTCTACGAGGAAGCGGAGGGGCTACTTTATGCACCTGGAATCGCTGATTAG
- the LOC120357228 gene encoding protein ALP1-like: MNIIININSCCRSVGEKFDMSKSSLNDSVRRVVQSLNSIANEVITWPIGEQLAASKEKFNHLGDTPMPGVIGAIDGSYIFIKQPNIQEVALHYKCRKMQYAIVLQAICDADLRLIDYFTGYPGSVGDYRIFRNSDICKRINRNPPAFFPNGEYIIGDKAYSNVVYSSFQR; the protein is encoded by the exons atgaatattataataaacataaattcttGTTGCAGATCTGTTGgtgaaaaatttgatatgagCAAGTCTTCGCTTAATGACAGTGTGCGTCGTGTTGTTCAATCATTAAACAGTATTGCAAATGAAGTCATTACATGGCCTATAGGTGAACAATTGGCAGCTTCAAAGGAGAAATTTAACCATCTTGGAGATACTCCTATGCCCGGTGTAATAGGAGCAATTGATGGgtcttacatttttataaagcaaCCAAACATTCag GAAGTTGCCCTTCATTATAAATGCAGAAAAATGCAATATGCTATAGTTCTTCAAGCAATCTGTGACGCAGATTTGCGGTTAATAGATTATTTTACGGGTTATCCTGGATCCGTAGGCGACTACAGAATTTTTCGGAACTCGGATATTTGTAAACGTATTAATAGAAACCCACCAGCCTTTTTTCCAAATGGCGAATATATTATCGGTGATAAAGCATATTCTAACGTGGTGTATTCCTCCTTTCAGAGATAA